GATGCATGGACCGTGTGGACCTGCAAATCCAAAATGTCCCTGCATGTCAAACGGTCGATGCACAAAACTATATCCCAAATCTGTCAGTGATAAAACAGTCGTGAACGCTGACGGGTATGCCTTGTATAGAAGGAGAGATACAAAAATAATAGTGGAGTGTAACAAAATACATTTGGATAATAGGTACACATTTTTCTTCGACATCTTATTTTCATGCCATAAAAGAATTCCGATAACAATATGACTACTTTAATCTTCTACCTATAAGAGTGTTTAGGATTCCCGCTCCTTTACCATACTAAATGGCATATACATATATGCAAAAGAACATTAATATTGCTCATTTACCTAAATTAAAGTGTAGTAAACCCCTGCAACCTCTATCACCCTCTAAAGGTGATTGTCTGCTTACATCTTATTGTACTCTGCATTATTAACTTTAATTAGATCAAACTCTTTTAACTTCCAATCTTCATTTTCTTTCATTTATAAATTTGAATTGAGTGTTTGGCGAAGCATGATCCATATTAGTGATTGTTTACGCAACAATCTCCTTTTCAATAATGAGTTTACTAACAATCACTAGCATCATGAAAAATTGTATAACTACTAATGTTAGGCATTTTTTCGGTAGTAGTTAGTAGTTTAAAACCCGATTGCATCACAATCAACTATGAACACGTGTGCCATATCAAACACTTTTCGTAATATAGATTTTTAAGTTAGATGTTTACTATATACCTGATAacaaatatttcaaaataatGGGCCATTATTTGTGGTTGCTTGAATTTGCTTATTCTGCAATGTtgaatataaaaaaaataataaatattttttttgtaaaatagcTACAATTTGATGAACTATTTTTTAATGGTTTCTTCTGTATCGTTAGGCATGTTGTCCCATATCATCATTGATTATTGGTGAAATATCAAGGGCACATAAATGTTGAATGGTGTAATCGGTCTCTCTCTATAAAATATTTGTTTAAATATATTGGTAAGGGTCCTGATACGACAACTGCACGCTTAGAGAATGCTAACCAAAATCTCTTTAGCAGGAGTGAGAGCTCATCGTCTGTCACAACTTCAAGTTCAGATGAAGTGAGCAATTATCTTTTATGTCCATATGTATCAGCAACAAAGTCATGTTGGCGTCTATTTGAGTTCCCCATTCATCACAGAGAGCCCTTTGTGCAACCATTGTATTCTCACTTGGAAAATGAGCAGGAGGTTAGATTTCGTGACAATGAGACATTGCTCGAAGTTGTTCACAGAGTTGATCCTGATGGCACAATGTTCATTCAATGGATGTTATCTGACCGGTATGATAACTTAGGTCGTGATCTAACATTTATAAAATACCCAACAAAGTTCCGCTGAGATGCATCTGCTAAACATTGGTTCCGTCAAAAACAAAAAAATGATGTAATTGGGTGTATGGTTTATGAACATCCTGCCTCTGGTGAATGATTTTACATGCGCCTATTGTTAAACATTATCGTTGGGGTCAAAATGTTTGAAGAAATCAGAACAGTTGATGGGATTATATACTTTACCTACAAAGAAGCGTGCTTTCATAGAGGCTTGCTTGAATCCGATAAGGAATGGCATATTGCACTTACTGATGCCTCCCTATGTGCCTCTGCCTCTCAACTTCGCGATTTGTTTGTCACTTTATTAGTTTTTTGTGAAGTTAGTAACCCCTCAAAAATCTGGGGGAGCCACTGAGATAATATGGCTGACGACATTAAATATAAACGGCGTAAAATCATAAATTTTCCAAATCTGAAAAATTAATATTGTTGACAAGGAGATGCTGGCCCTTGAGGCAATAAATGAGTTGTTCAAGTAGTATGGTAAAAGATTGGCCAATTACCCAGGTTTGCCAGAGCTAAATATTGTCTCCATTTctaaatataaaaatgaattattATTGGAGGAGATGATGTATGATCGCGAGCAACTTCGATTTAAAGCAAATGAGGTCATACATTGCTTGAACCAAATGCAGCGCATCATTTTTGACCAGATTGTTGAATCTGTGGATAAGGATATAGGAGGATTTTACTTTATGTATGGCCCTGGAGGAACTGGAAAGACCTTCTTATGGTCAACACTTATAGCCAGACTAAGGGGTGAGGGAAAAATGGTGCTTCCTGTTGCTTCATCTGGTATTGCTTCACTACTGATTGACGGAGGCAGAACAGCTCATTCACGCTTCAAAATACCAATTGATGCTGACAAATTTAGCTgttgtgaaataaaataaaatacgtTTCTCGCGGAGCTAATATGCAGCACAAGTTTGGTCATTTGGGATGAAGCTCCAATGACTCATCATTTTGTACTCGAAGCTATTGATCACACATTCACGGATATACGGTCCAAGGTTGATCCAGATGTCGAGATTATGTCATTTGGTGCCGCCACTATGGTTTTGGGTGGGGATTTTCGACAGGTTTTACCTATCATTCCAAAAAAGAGCCACGAGGAAATATTGGCATCCAGCATTAGCAAGTCCTGATTGTGGCAATACTGTAAAGTATTCACTCTACGTGAGAACATGATAATTGAAAGGAATGTCCCAAAAGTTAGAATCCGTGGTGAGAAAGTGCAATTCAGAGATTGGGTGTTGTCTTTGGGAGATGGTTTGGAGCAATCAATTACAATCAGTGATGACCTAGAGCCATCATGGATAACATTTCCCGAGGAGGTACATACTACATGTAACACCCTCCAGACCCTGgatataagtctgggggttactagctaatcaccaaacctgtacaatctgattaataaataataaagaaatgaatctaaaccccaTTAACACTAActaggatctttttaggttgaagtatgaaaacaagaaccactaactactttattacaaaccaaattcaaaatcttaccaactctctttattacaaaccattgtctaaccagttttaaattaatttcatcttttattcaaacacacacactaactatctacactccacctgttcgggcaactcaaaactctcttcctgaattggaatcaacaccttgggtatgagagaatcccgaggcttgacccacttctttaccactcgagtcctgatgggtttcatattccttcttaactgaaaacaataaggtgaataacaacaaaaagggtgagccagaaattgctcaacaagtctgcaaaatataaacaatgtttaagtaatttaagtgaaacggtaacctgggtatatctccAAAGATATAGCtccacgagaatagaaagaaggccattgctggcgagtacaaacgaactaaactggacacaagttcgcatctataccctgctgatcagccaggatacagtgcagatctatatcccactatatagatcccgtcggtCACCCAAGCACTAtgacccatctcaaggatccggttatgtcccggtcattaggattaagtaaacttaatccccaaagtatcattatccagtccatggaatagCAACTAGAACAATctgtatgctttgata
This genomic interval from Apium graveolens cultivar Ventura chromosome 8, ASM990537v1, whole genome shotgun sequence contains the following:
- the LOC141679735 gene encoding uncharacterized protein LOC141679735, with amino-acid sequence MEFQKRGLPHAHIVLWLVAAEKLLTLEDIDSVISAKIPDKEADPKGYKAVSQLMMHGPCGPANPKCPCMSNGRCTKLYPKSVSDKTVVNADGSESSSSVTTSSSDEVSNYLLCPYVSATKSCWRLFEFPIHHREPFVQPLYSHLENEQEVRFRDNETLLEVVHRVDPDGTMFIQWMLSDRLANYPGLPELNIVSISKYKNELLLEEMMYDREQLRFKANEVIHCLNQMQRIIFDQIVESVDKDIGGFYFMYGPGGTGKTFLWSTLIARLRGEGKMVLPVASSGIASLLIDGGRTAHSRFKIPIDADKFSCCEIK